The region GGGATATTGCTCGATCTAATATACATTCGAATGGGAATTGAGGCAACGGCCATTGTGGGAAGTGCAAGTGATCTGCTTCCCGCAGAAGTGAAAACTTTCTTTGCTTTGCTTCTGGCAGTAATGATAGCCTATTCCTTCATACAGAAAAGAAAAAGTGACGAGTGCCAGGATTGCTCCTGAAAAGGAGGTAACTATAAAACATCTTAACCCAATTTCCAGAATGGGGTTTTGTATGGATAAAGGCAATAGCACGATCGAATCCAGATTGTCCGCCAACGGGAAAACGTTGCTGGAAAAACGCTATCTTTTAAGGGATGCAGAAGGGAAAGTCGCAGAAGAGCCCGGTGAGTTATTCGCCAGAGTTGCAAAGACTATTGCCAGAGTTGACAGCAGATACGGATACGATGTAGAAAAAACTGAAGATGATTTTTACCAGGTAATGGCAGACCTGGAATTTCTTCCCAATTCCCCCACCCTCATGAATGCGGGCACCGAGCTGGGGCAATTGAGTGCGTGTTTTGTTTTGCCTGTGGAAGATTCCCTGAAAAGTATTTTCAAATCCCTGCAGGATATGAGCCTCATCCACCAATCCGGCGGTGGCACAGGATTCTCCTTTTCAAACCTGCGCCCCAAAGGAGATATCGTGGGCTCCACAAATGGCGTAGCTTCAGGACCCCTTTCCTTTATGACCATCTTTGATAAGGCAACGGATGTGATCAAGCAGGGTGGCAGACGCAGGGGAGCCAATATGGGTGTGCTCAGGGTGGACCATCCGGATATCATTGAGTTTATCAGGGCCAAGGAAGATGAGGAACTGCTGCGCAATTTCAATCTCTCGGTGGGTGTTACAGATGAATTTATGGAGGCTGTCAGCCAGGACAGGGATTATGCACTCATAAATCCCCGAACCGGTAAAATTGAGAAGAGATTAAAAGCAAAGGATGTTTTTGATCGGATAGTGACCTGTGCCTGCCGGACAGGAGATCCCGGCCTGCTTTTTCTGGATGAGATAAACCGCAGGCATCCCCTGAGTACAATCGGCACTATCGAGAGTACAAATCCCTGCGGAGAGGTACCACTTTTACCCTATGAATCATGCAACCTGGGCTCGATCAACCTTGCGCAAATGGTAAAGGAGGGGGCTATCGACTGGGAGAAGTTGAAACAAACTGTCCATACAGGAGTGCATTTCCTGGATAATGTGATCGATGCCAACAAATACCCTCTCCCGCAGATCGGGCAGAGGACAAAACAAAACCGCAAGATCGGCCTGGGTGTTATGGGATTTGCCGCTATGCTGGCACGCCTGGGGATTCCTTACGATTGCCGGGAAGGAATCGCGACAGCGGAAAAAGTAATGAAGTTCACCCAGGACGAATCTGTGCAAAAATCTGTGGAACTCGGTGAGCAGCGGGGCAGTTTCCCGAACTTCCACAGGAGTGCTCTTGCAAGGGATTATCCGGCAATGCGCAATGCAACGGTGAATACCGTGGCCCCCACAGGCAGCCTGAGCATAATTGCAAATACCACTTCAGGAATTGAACCGATGTTCGCCCTGACCTACAGGCGCAATGTGATGGGAACACGGCTGACAGAGATCGATCCTGTTTTTGAGGAGATCGCAAGGAAACACGGATTCTACAGCAGCCAGCTGATGGAGGAAATCGCAGGTACTGGTTCCCTGCAAACCAGCCCGAACATACCGGAACAGACCAGACGAATCTTTGCCACCGCACTGGAAATCCAGCCCCGATGGCATGTGAGGATGCAGGCGGCTTTCCAGAAGCATGTGGATAATGCCGTTGCCAAGACCGTGAACCTGCCCCATGAGGCTACCGTAGAGGATTTCCGGGAGGTGTATATGCTGGCCTACCGGTTGAAGTGCAAGGGAATCGCTGCTTACCGTTATGGAAGCAAAGCTGAACAGGTGCTGGAGATCGGCAATGCCGGTGACAAAAAGGCTGGCAGCACCGGCACAGTAAAAGCCTGCACGAAAAACGGGTGTGAGTGAGGCAAATCGTGGTTAGCCGGTTTTGAGAAGTCGAATACTTCGTATATACAGATTTAATATCTGGTTTACAGAAAAATAAAAAAAGAGTGCAGCAAAGATTTGCTGCATTCAGGAATTCTTTTTCTTCATTGAATAAACCACACCGATACCCACGAGTGCAATCAGGCCGATTATGCAAATGGTTGACAGTGATGGCACACCAGTGGAATCATCCTCTGCACCAGTGGATGCTTCCTGCCGGGTGTCTGTGGACTCACCGGTATCTTCAGCAAGGAGTGAATAATATCAAACCTGGATTTTAAATAAGAATTCTAAAAAATGTAGGGAGATTTATCCCTACAAACATTGACTTTTTATCTTACATTCATTCACTCACTTAAGGGTATTCAATCAGGCTTTCAAACACTTCCTTATCTCCCGTATCGAACTCTACCTCCTTATCGAGATCCCATGCTTGCTCTCCATGTCCACCGGTCAGGTTCAGCACTATATGAGTTGGTGCTCCTTGCCATTCACTGAAACTGGCATTGAATGCATTTCCAACTTCAGTTAGGTTTTGGTAAGTTATGTTTCCGTCACCTTCGAATTCACCAATATCTTGAAGAGAGATTTTATCTGTTTCATCTGAACCATTCGTATCGTTGTAAAGCATTACAGTCGAAGCCGTAGTGTTGAGATCATATGGCGATCCAGTTGCATCAGAATATGAGATTGGTTCTCCAGATTCATTGAAGAACGTATAGTTAAATACAATACTGCCTTCTTCAATGCTTACGTTGGCATCTGAGATGTTTTGATCTTCTACAGTAGTCAAGAGGCTTTCAAACACTTCCTTATCTCCCGTATCGAACTCTACCTCAATGTTGGAAGAGTATGAATACTCATCATCCCCGCCGGCCAGATTCAGCACTATATGAGTTGGTGCTCCTTCCCATTCACTGAAACTGACATTGAATGCATTTCCAACTTCGGTTAGGTTTTGGTAAGTTACTTTTCCGTCATCTCCGAATTCACCAATATCTTGGAGAGAGATGTTATCTGTTTTAGCTGAATCATTAGTGTCGTTGTAAAGCATTACAGTCGAATCCGTAATGTTGAGATCATACGGCGATCCAGTTGCAGCAGAATACGAGATTGGTTCTCCAGACTCATTGAAGAACGTATAGTTAAATACAATACTGCCTTCTTCAATCTTTACATCGGCATCTGATATGCTTGCAGTCTCTTTTTCGAAGAGCTCCAGAATGCTTTCCCAGTCATCCTCATCACTGGACTCCAGGTTAACAGTTAGTTCTTCACCATCTATAGTGAAATTATATGGACTAAACTCAAAGTCACTATAATCTCCGTCAGCACCAATAATTTCAGATTCAGCATCCTCTACAGCTGCACTTACAAGAGTGCTAAGATCCCCGGTTTCTTCAAAATGACCCTTACTCTCATTCCATGTATAATCAGTCTCATTGTACTGGATGGTACTTACACCTGCTGCATTATTCAATGACTTGAAGTATCTGGCAAAGTCATCCCTGACTCCTCCAAGAATATCGAGGTCTGCGCCGGTTTCATTGTTTATAGAATCGCGGTAGTCCTTTAAATTCGACTGATTATAGGTGGCTGTAAGAGTATTGCTATCAAAAGAATATGCCAATGGTTCAGCTACTGGAGATTCTTCACCTACCATCCCAACAACGGCATAGTGAGCTTTAAGGTCCAAAGGATCATGAATTCTAACCGTAAGATTTTCTGTCGTTAGATTTTGTGTACCTTTTGATACATTAAAGACTACATCTGAAGAGCCTGTATCATTAGCAAATCCATTTAGGGCTATTACAGATGGATTACTGGTAGAAGCGATAGAGATGTTTACACTCAAATTTCCTTCAGCAGAGAACATACCTTCCAATTTCTCAGTTATAGTATCACCTTTTGCAAAGAGTATAACTTCTTCCCCAGGTATTTCCTCTTCATCAGTATCAATATGCGTTTCAGTGACAAATTTACCAATACCCACATCTACAGACGTATTAATTGCTTCCATATTGGTGAATTCCATATGATCAGATGGTTCAATAGAGAACTCAAGTCCATCATATGTTCCAGAAAGTTGGCCAGTAAAATTCTTATCAATTTTATCTTTCAAAAATCCATCAATGAAAGCTTCATACGCTGTACCACCATCTACTGCCCTATCTTCCAATATCATATCTTCCACAGTGAAATTCCTTGGTTGTTTAGGTTCATCGATACCTAACATGCTAAAATTGAATGTTGTCAATTCATCGTCTGAAGTATTCAAGAAAGTAATTTTTGAATTGTCTCCATCAATCTCTAACTTACTGAGATCAACAGGTTCATTTGCACTATTATTGATTTCACTTAGTTCAAACTGGATGGAACCTTGGCGAATATCAAATTCAAATGATTCAGGAGTATCAACAACCATTAATACTGAAGTTGCATCAATACTAGTTCCTTCTTCAGCTTTTGTGGCGTTTGCACTGAAACTGAATACATGGTTGCCTGTAACTTCGGTTAAGTTAGATAAACTCAACTCGATGGTTTCGGTTCCATTAGCAACGTTACTTATATTAAACACACCACTACCAAATGAAACATTGCCATCATCCACGTTTATTGAATAATTCTCAGCGCTGTGCACATATATATCGCCTGGAATAGAAATGTTTACATTACCGTTGCTTAAATTCTCACCCAAAGTATAAGTGATCTTCAAACTACTCAGTTCATCATTGCTAACTAATGTTTCATTCAATTCAAGATTGCCACGTGCAGTTCTAGAATCTACTGTTCCTTCACCGTCCACGTCACTTGCATTAATGGATCCAGCCACACTTATATTTACAGAAGTGCTTACAGTTACATTTGGTCTATCACTTTCTATATGTGCCCCATCAGCACCGTCAGTTACAGAAACGGAAGTCCCTGTTGAACCAGAAGATACCAAGTTAGATCTTACATTAATTGTAACACTTGGTACATTAGTATTGTTCAAATTGACAGTTGCACCTTCTGCATTCACATTGATATTGTTTGCACTTCCACCATTCTGATTCCATGTGTTCGTTGAAACAGCATCAATATCAATATCCCCGTCTACTGTTGCCTCATTATTTACAGTAGCATTTGGAGTATTTACAGTAAGATCACCTTCAATGGTAACATCATCATTAATATCCACGGTTGTAATATTTTTCATGTCTATATCGAGGTTACCTTCAAAAATTACATCTTCTATGGTGAGTGTACCATCAGATTCACCTGTAATACTACCATCAGCATATGTTCCTGATGCAATCGTTTCATCCCCTGATTCAACTTTGATGTTTAAATCGTCGGGAGTGTCATCTGGAGTTGAACTGTCACTACTACCACCACTACTACCAAGTCCTGGTTTTGCTTTTATTGTTTCTAAAGCTTCACTGGCCTTACCCTTGTCACTGGCATTCACCAGGCCTTCTACAGTGATTTCTACACCGTCATTATTTACATCGACTTCAACTTCACTGCTTACATGAGAGCCTTCAGCACCAGCTGTTATCGTAATTGACGGGATGCTGGCATTCTCTGAAGCTACTACAGTAGCCCTTTGTGTAACAGTAACTTCCTGGTTAATAGTTCCAGATATCAGATTGACAGTTGCATTTTCTGCATTGGCATTGATCTGGTTTGCATCACCATACTGGTTCCATGTATTAGGTGCAACTGCATCGATGTTTATTGTACCATCAACCTGTGCATGATTATCCACGGTTGCATGTGGTGTATTGACAGTAAGGTCTCCCTCAATGACAACATCAGAACCTAATGTAATGAGACCGTCAGTATCCCCGTTAATGTTCAAATCGCCGCCATAAGTACCACCTATATGAGAGCCTTCAGCACCAGCTGTTATCGTAATTGACGGGATGCTAGCATTCTCTGAAGCTACTATAGTAGCCCTTTGTGTAACAGTAACCTCCTGGTTAATAGTTCCAGATATCAGATTGACAGTTGCATTTTCTGCATTGACATTGATCTGGTTTGCATCACCATACTGGTTCCATGTATTAGGTGCAACTGCATCGATGTTTATTGTACCATCAACCTGTGCATGATTATCCACGGTTGCATGTGGTGTATTGACAGTAAGGTCTCCCTCAATGACAACATCAGAACCTAATGTAATGAGACCGTCAGTATCCCCATCAATGGTCACATCACCATATGTACCACCCGGCACTGTAAAATCACCTGAATCAACTGTCTCTGTCATGTCAGTTGCGGACTCAGGTTCAGTCTCCGGAATTATATCTTCATCATCTGTACCATTATCTAAACAACCTGTTGGCATCACTACGATTGCTGAGATTAGGAAAATCAAAACAACCAATAAAAATGGCCTAATATTCGTATCACGATTTGTTTGCATGAGTATCCCCCATTGAAATTCAAATTTGGATTAGAGAATGAACGTGTTGCAATTTATGGAACTCCATTTATATAAATTTAAGGGATTGGAAACAAGTGGTAGTATACACAAAAGAGCCGTTGTGCATAGCATGTCAACGATTAATTAAAAATCTAATTTAGTAAAAATGATACGTGACCTGAAATTAGCTAGCAAGCAAAGGATTGGTTGACCCAAAAACTCAAAAGGTAATTGAGTGGTAATTCATGTATATACCTCTGGTTTGAATCCATTATTGTATTTATATTATAATATTTGCAAAAAAACGTATTTTTATTATTGAATGTATACTATTTTTAAAATATTTTAGTAGTCCCGCCCGGATTCGAACCAGGGTCTTCGGCTCCAAAGGCCGAAAGGATTGACCACTACCCTACGGGACTGCTCACTGTGATAATCGCATAATCCTACTTAATTTTTATGTAAGAGGACCTGCTTATTTCCTGACACAAGGTTATAATTTCCGGCTATTCTGCCCGGCCGGTTGACAACAGATCATTGTGTGGGAGGGAATACATGACAGGAAGATTGCCCGACTCGGATAACCCGGTGTTTGCCCGCTGGATGAAAGGGGAAATGAGCAGGATCAACAGGGCGATAGTGGCACAGAGAAAGACACTGGCCCAGTTGCTTGAAGAAGAGGTGCCACAATCCAGAACCCGGGTGGAGAGAAGGTACGTATTCGACAAGCAGGTTATCAGGATGCTGGGAGATAAACTGCCTGCAGAATTGCGTGACAGACTGAAACTTCCCATCCTCTTTTTCTTTGATTTCCGTGTGGAAGACAGTTGTTTCCTTAATGACAGACATGCTCTTGAGGCACTGCAAATGCTCTCAGAATTGGGACATATGTACCGTATGCGTCAGGGCAAGGTATGGGTTGGCAAAAGTATGGCCTACTCGATCATGCGCAAATACCCGACTGCCATACAGATCACAATGGGCTGAAAAAATAAGTTCACGTCTGTATAATTACAGTCAAGATATCCTCATCCTCAAGCACATGGTCCAGCCCTGCACGCTGGCCCGGGTGTTTGGCCGATTCACCCCATACCTGGGCATACCTGAACTTATCCCGGAAATCGCGATGCAGGTGATCACATACATCTCCCACCGTGCTTCTTTTACGGATAATAAGCGGCTCCTCCATATCCGCAGCCTCGCCCTGGGGTTTGAGGTATATCCGTATGAAATCCAGGGAATTGAAGATCATGTCCTTTACCTCTTCCAGATGAGTGCCCTTATTGGCAGAGATCAGCAGGGAATCCGGGAACTTCTCCCTTACTTTAGGCAGGATGCTTTCGTCCGCCAGGTCCACCTTATTGATGACAGTCACATCGGGAATATAGACACGGTTGCCCATTACCACATCGATCAGCTGGTCCACATCTATATCATCCCTGATAAGCACATGGGCATTGTTTATCTTATAATCATCCAGGATTGCTTTGATAAGGTCCTCCGAAAGATCAAGGTCAAGGGTGCTGCTCACAGTGATCCCACCGCGATCTTTCCTCTTGATCACGACATCAGGCGGACGCTGGCCCAGCCGGATACCGGCATCATAAAGCTCCTTTTTCAGAACCTCGAAGTGTTCTGTCTGGAAAACGTCAAGCATGAAAACTACCAGGTCACTGTTACGCACAACTGCGATAACTTCCTTACCCCGGCCACGTCCGCTGGCCGCACCCCTGACAAGACCCGGTACATCCAGAATCTGTATGGCTGCACCTTTGTGTTCCATTACACCGGGAATAACATCCAGGGTTGTGAATTCATAAGCACCGATTTCGGAATTTGCCCCGGTAAGCCGGTTCAGAAGAGTGGATTTACCAACTGAAGGAAAACCTACCAGTGTAACCGTAGCATTTCCTGATTTACGTACTCCATAACCTTCACCGCCGGATTTGGCAGAAGCTTTCTTCTGGAGTTCCTCACGCAACCGGGCAATCTTGGCCTTCAGTTTACCTACATGATGAGATGTTGCTTTGTTATAAGGAGTGTCTCGAATCTCTTTTTCAATATTGGCAATATCGTCCTCGACGCTCATCGCCACCTAACACCACTTCAACGTTAAAAAGACTTTCCCGTTGCTGCAATCCCATAAATTTTTATTGATTTTACCAGTTGTATTCAACCGACAGGCTCCTACCGGGCAAAAACAAGTACATCCCGGGGATCGATTTCTACCAGGCATTGCGAACCTAGTCCGATATCCAGTTTCCCGAAGGTGCGGTTATCCATTTCCGACAGCAGCACTGATCCGCCACCCGGAATATCCACAGCCACAACCCTGCTTGCCCCCCTGTTGACAACACTGCGCACAATCGTGGAAAAAACATTGCAGCCGCTAATATCTTCCCCGCCAGGATGAAGATGGACATTCTCCGGCCTGACACCCCAGGAATACCTGCTACCCTCTTCAACATCCATTGTGGTGGTAATTGTGATAGAACCAGCATCCAGAACAAAGCCATTCTCAGCCTTACCTGCAGTATCGGCATCGAAAATATTCGATACACCCACAAGTTCTGCCACATGCCTGTTGCAAGGATTGTAGAAAACGTCCTCTGGCCTGCCCTCCTGCTGCACCGAGCCCTCATGCAATACCACTACTTTGTCGGCCAGCGTGAAGGCTTCAACCGGATTGTGAGTGATGAACAACACAGGGATATCCAGTGTCTCCTGGATACTGTGTATCCTCTCCCTCAGGCGCATCCGGACCACCATATCAAGTGCTGAAAAAGGTTCATCCAGAAGTAGTATGTCAGGATTGGGAGCCAGGGCACGGGCCAGGGCAACTCGCTGTTTCTGGCCTCCCGAAAGCCGGGAAGGATACTGGTCCTGCAGGCCCGTTATGTGCAGAAGATCCAGCATCTCATGCAACCTTTGCTTTTTTGCAGCATCCGATTTGCCTTTTAACCCGTAAGTGATGTTTTTGGCCACGCTCATATGCGGAAAAAGGGCATAATTCTGGAAAACATAACCTGGCCTGCGGTCCTGGGGAGATAGGTTCTTTTTTGACTCACTGTCAAAGTATACCTTCCCGTTAACTTCAATAAAACCCTCATCAGGTTTCCCCAGCCCTGCAATACATCTCAGGGTTGTGGTTTTCCCTGACCCCGAACGCCCAAAAAGGACAACCAGTTCGTTTGAAGCAGTAAAATTAACATCCAGATTAAAATCCGGTGCATCCTCCTGGCCTGAATATCGCTTTTTTATATCAACCCGAATATTACCAGTCATGTCTCACACCTTCCACCGGTTAACAAGTTTTGCCGTTGCAGCCATGGAAACAAGCGACATTATTACAAGGATTACAACAAGAATATTGGCAAGACTGTCATTGCCTGACTGGAAGGCAGTGTAAATAGAAAGTGACATGGTATTTGTTTTTCCCGGAATGTTACCCGCCACCATAAGGGTTGCACCGAATTCCCCCACAGCCCTTGCAAAACTCAACACCAGCCCTGCTATAATTCCTTTCTTTGCAAGGGGCAGGGTCACAAAAAGGGCAGTTTCCAGCTCGCTGTGACCCAGCGTATAAGCCACATATTCCAGTTCCCGATCCACACTTCCTATCGCGGCGGATGTAGTTTTAACCATCAATGGCAGGGATACCACAAAAGCAGCGATAACGGCTGCCTGCCATGTGAAAAGAATACCAATCCCCGTCATTTCAAAAAGCGGTTGACCCAGCACACCATTCTTCCCGAGTAATATGACAAGCAAGTAACCGGTTACCGTTGGGGGCAACACAAGGGGCAGGGTTACCAGAATATCCACAAGGTTTTTGCCCGTAAAATCGCGGCGTGCCAGCAGGTATGAAATGAGCAGGCCCACCAGGACCACAAGTATCGTTGAGATAGTGGCTATCTTCAGGGTTATATACAGAGGATAAATGGCCTGCTCAAGCACAAAACTCACTCTACCTTAAATCCATATTCTTCCAGAGTACGCTTACCCTCTGGCCCTGTTACAAAATCAATGAATTTCCGGGATGCTTTCTTGTCCTCAGAATCTGTCAGGATTGCCACCGGATAACTTATATCGGCATTTACCGGCACCTCTCCTACAATCCTTATTTTGTTGCTCTCAGAAGTTTGTGCATCGGTCATGTATACAAATCCTGCATCCACTTCCCCGCGTTCCACATAAACAAGGACCTGTTTCACATTTTCCGCAAATATCGTCTTGCCTTCAATCGCCTTCCAGAGCCCTGCCTCTTCAAGCCCCTGTTTTGCATAAAGTCCTACGGGCGCAGTTTCGGGATTACCCAGGGCGATCTTTGTGATTCCCTCAGAGTCCAGATCCTCAATATTCTCGATCTGGTTTATACCTGCGGGCACTATCATAACAAGACAATTACGGGCAAAATCCCGTCTTGAATCGGTATCTATCATACCCTTCGTATCCAGAATATCCATGTGTTTCCGGGAGGCTGAAGCAAAAACATCAATAGGTGCACCCCCCTCAATCTGCATCCTCAGGGAACCTGAACTTGCAAGATTGAGATTGACATCAATATCAGGATTAGCAGCCTCGAACTGTTTTACGATCTCACGGTAGCTTTGCGTCAAACTGGCAGCAGCAGATACCGTGATTTCGTCACGGTCAGCCTCCTGTACAGATGATGCAGTGGAATTGGCCAGATAGGCACCGACCACAGCTAAGAATGCTATTGTTGCTACCAGAAGAATAATTTGATTATTTCTTTTCATTCAACAACCTTCTGCTTCAAACGATATGTTCAGACGAGCATAACGGTGAAATGGTATATATTTACCTAAATAGGTTTCTAAAAAAGGCTAATAAAGAAGGAGATCAATTCTCAAAAAAAGTGACTTCAACCTCATTTCCTGCTTTAACAAAAGTAATTTCCGGTTCTATTACAATGAAACCATCGGCCTTTGCCAGTGTGGTTATTGAGGCAGAGGTTTTATCCACCGAATAAGCACACTCATCAATTACTTCCACACAGTGATATTCCAGCCTGTTATCTGAATAAACATCATCCATAAGGGTTGCTTTCATCCTTTGCCTGGCAGGAGCAGTGATTCCCAGCCCCTTTCTTACAAGAGAGGATACAATCTCACTGAATACCATCAGGGATGCTGTAGGATTACCGGGCAATCCGATTACAGGAATATTGCTTATAGATGCGATAATTACCGGTTTGCCGGGTTTGAACTTTAAGCCATGCATCCGGATTTGGCCTTCTTCTTCCATTAGCCGATACATGAAATCATCCGAACCTGCCGATGTGCTGCCGGTTGTCAATACGATATCACATTCAGAAACTGCCTCTAAAAGAAGAGAACGGGCTTTTTCAGGCTCATCCCTGACTATACCGTAGGCTACAGGAATTGCCGAAAGACGCCTGATAGCAGCTGAGAGGGTATAGGAATTGGCATCATATATCCTGCCCGGACCGAGAGGATTGCCAGGTTCGGTCAATTCATTCCCGGTAGATATAATTCCCACTTTAAGATTTTTGACAATTGTATCATTGATGCCCAGCGCTGCAAGGATACCAATCTTTGCAGGAGATACCATTTGCCCTGCTTCAAGAACAGTCTCACCTCTGGAAATATCAGTGCCGGCGGGAAGGATGTGCTGGCCTTGCCGGACATTACTGTGAATACACACGTTGTCGTCTGCAAGAGTGGTGTCTTCCACCATGACAACAGAATCACTTTCCTGTGGAATAGGGGCGCCGGTGGAAATTTCCACAGCTTCACCTTTTCCAAGGGATAAAGTATCCTCTCTACCCGCAGGGACATAACTTTTCAGCAAAAGACATGTACCCGGCGTAGGTGCATCTCTGGCACGGATAGCATAACCATCCTTGAGTGCCTTGGAAAAGGGTGGAACATTGATGGCAGATACTATTTTTTCTGCAAGTATACGACCATCGGCATGATCAAGTGAAACATGTTCCACTCCGCAACTTACGAGCAGAGAGTCCAGAATTTGCCTGGCCTCATCCAGCGAGGTTAGATCTTTGAGTATTTTGCGCATCTTAATTTCTGCAACCTTCAATACTTATTCATATATCGGAGTACCGGTAGTACCTGTTATATCCTCGAAAGCCTTTACCATTTCCCCGGTAATGGGCCCGGGTTTTCCGTCTCCGATAAGCCTTCCATCAACCTTTGTAATGGGGGCGGCTTCTGCAGCAGTGCCGGTTACAAAAACCTCGTCTGCTGTGAATAAGTCAAAAAGGCCCACATTTTCCTCAAATAACTCATAACCCCTTTCCACAAGTAACTCAATAGCTGTTGCACGGGTAATACCTTTCAGATTGGAAATTGTTGGCGGAGTATAAACTTTGCCATTCTTTATTATGAATATATTATCCCCTGAACCTTCGCAGATATAGCCATTGCTGTCCAGGAATATCGCTTCGTCGCCACCCTTGGCATTGGCTTCGATCTTGGCCAGAATATTATTCAGATAGTTCAGGGATTTGATATTCGGGGAGAGGGCATCGGGAGCATTGCGCCGGGTTGCGACCATGACCGCTTTTAAACCAACCTCATAGAGGTCCCCATACATTGCCCCCCATTCCTGGGTAATGATGAATATATTGGGAGTTTTGCATTTGCGAGGATCAAGACCGAGGTCCCCTACACCACGGGATACGA is a window of Methanohalophilus mahii DSM 5219 DNA encoding:
- a CDS encoding adenosylcobalamin-dependent ribonucleoside-diphosphate reductase, whose product is MDKGNSTIESRLSANGKTLLEKRYLLRDAEGKVAEEPGELFARVAKTIARVDSRYGYDVEKTEDDFYQVMADLEFLPNSPTLMNAGTELGQLSACFVLPVEDSLKSIFKSLQDMSLIHQSGGGTGFSFSNLRPKGDIVGSTNGVASGPLSFMTIFDKATDVIKQGGRRRGANMGVLRVDHPDIIEFIRAKEDEELLRNFNLSVGVTDEFMEAVSQDRDYALINPRTGKIEKRLKAKDVFDRIVTCACRTGDPGLLFLDEINRRHPLSTIGTIESTNPCGEVPLLPYESCNLGSINLAQMVKEGAIDWEKLKQTVHTGVHFLDNVIDANKYPLPQIGQRTKQNRKIGLGVMGFAAMLARLGIPYDCREGIATAEKVMKFTQDESVQKSVELGEQRGSFPNFHRSALARDYPAMRNATVNTVAPTGSLSIIANTTSGIEPMFALTYRRNVMGTRLTEIDPVFEEIARKHGFYSSQLMEEIAGTGSLQTSPNIPEQTRRIFATALEIQPRWHVRMQAAFQKHVDNAVAKTVNLPHEATVEDFREVYMLAYRLKCKGIAAYRYGSKAEQVLEIGNAGDKKAGSTGTVKACTKNGCE
- a CDS encoding beta strand repeat-containing protein, producing MQTNRDTNIRPFLLVVLIFLISAIVVMPTGCLDNGTDDEDIIPETEPESATDMTETVDSGDFTVPGGTYGDVTIDGDTDGLITLGSDVVIEGDLTVNTPHATVDNHAQVDGTINIDAVAPNTWNQYGDANQINVNAENATVNLISGTINQEVTVTQRATIVASENASIPSITITAGAEGSHIGGTYGGDLNINGDTDGLITLGSDVVIEGDLTVNTPHATVDNHAQVDGTINIDAVAPNTWNQYGDANQINANAENATVNLISGTINQEVTVTQRATVVASENASIPSITITAGAEGSHVSSEVEVDVNNDGVEITVEGLVNASDKGKASEALETIKAKPGLGSSGGSSDSSTPDDTPDDLNIKVESGDETIASGTYADGSITGESDGTLTIEDVIFEGNLDIDMKNITTVDINDDVTIEGDLTVNTPNATVNNEATVDGDIDIDAVSTNTWNQNGGSANNINVNAEGATVNLNNTNVPSVTINVRSNLVSSGSTGTSVSVTDGADGAHIESDRPNVTVSTSVNISVAGSINASDVDGEGTVDSRTARGNLELNETLVSNDELSSLKITYTLGENLSNGNVNISIPGDIYVHSAENYSINVDDGNVSFGSGVFNISNVANGTETIELSLSNLTEVTGNHVFSFSANATKAEEGTSIDATSVLMVVDTPESFEFDIRQGSIQFELSEINNSANEPVDLSKLEIDGDNSKITFLNTSDDELTTFNFSMLGIDEPKQPRNFTVEDMILEDRAVDGGTAYEAFIDGFLKDKIDKNFTGQLSGTYDGLEFSIEPSDHMEFTNMEAINTSVDVGIGKFVTETHIDTDEEEIPGEEVILFAKGDTITEKLEGMFSAEGNLSVNISIASTSNPSVIALNGFANDTGSSDVVFNVSKGTQNLTTENLTVRIHDPLDLKAHYAVVGMVGEESPVAEPLAYSFDSNTLTATYNQSNLKDYRDSINNETGADLDILGGVRDDFARYFKSLNNAAGVSTIQYNETDYTWNESKGHFEETGDLSTLVSAAVEDAESEIIGADGDYSDFEFSPYNFTIDGEELTVNLESSDEDDWESILELFEKETASISDADVKIEEGSIVFNYTFFNESGEPISYSAATGSPYDLNITDSTVMLYNDTNDSAKTDNISLQDIGEFGDDGKVTYQNLTEVGNAFNVSFSEWEGAPTHIVLNLAGGDDEYSYSSNIEVEFDTGDKEVFESLLTTVEDQNISDANVSIEEGSIVFNYTFFNESGEPISYSDATGSPYDLNTTASTVMLYNDTNGSDETDKISLQDIGEFEGDGNITYQNLTEVGNAFNASFSEWQGAPTHIVLNLTGGHGEQAWDLDKEVEFDTGDKEVFESLIEYP
- a CDS encoding DUF61 family protein, yielding MTGRLPDSDNPVFARWMKGEMSRINRAIVAQRKTLAQLLEEEVPQSRTRVERRYVFDKQVIRMLGDKLPAELRDRLKLPILFFFDFRVEDSCFLNDRHALEALQMLSELGHMYRMRQGKVWVGKSMAYSIMRKYPTAIQITMG
- a CDS encoding OBG GTPase family GTP-binding protein; this translates as MSVEDDIANIEKEIRDTPYNKATSHHVGKLKAKIARLREELQKKASAKSGGEGYGVRKSGNATVTLVGFPSVGKSTLLNRLTGANSEIGAYEFTTLDVIPGVMEHKGAAIQILDVPGLVRGAASGRGRGKEVIAVVRNSDLVVFMLDVFQTEHFEVLKKELYDAGIRLGQRPPDVVIKRKDRGGITVSSTLDLDLSEDLIKAILDDYKINNAHVLIRDDIDVDQLIDVVMGNRVYIPDVTVINKVDLADESILPKVREKFPDSLLISANKGTHLEEVKDMIFNSLDFIRIYLKPQGEAADMEEPLIIRKRSTVGDVCDHLHRDFRDKFRYAQVWGESAKHPGQRAGLDHVLEDEDILTVIIQT